In Ammospiza caudacuta isolate bAmmCau1 chromosome Z, bAmmCau1.pri, whole genome shotgun sequence, the genomic stretch tttgccagtggtagctggctttgacaggctttgtttttgtcctcaggtgactttggcctctgtgctcagctcagccctgagcacagcaagcgcagctccagcgtcggcactcccagctggatggcaccggaggtggtgagaggagaagcctacggccccaaagtggacatctggtccctggggatcatggggctggaaatggtggaaggggaagctcCTTACCAGCGGGAAGCCCGTCTCCGGGTAAGGTGCAGCTTAGcaagagggctctgtgtggagagagctgtgtgtggctagCAAAGGAGCAGGTGGAGTGTCCTCTTGCATCCATGTGCTGTAGGTTTTTGAACTGCTAGAAAGGAACgggcccccaaaactgcagaacccCAGGCACCACTCGGCTCTCCTGCGCGACTTCctccactgctgcctgcaggcagatgaggacaggcgctggtctgcccaggagctcctacaggtaagaaaaagcaaaggggcaaaaagccctggcagctgaggacacctgcatgaagggatgaggaggaggaggagtgtgggccacgtggcacagaaagctgccaggacaggaaggcgcagggggacatgctgccctcagtgctctttGTGTGTCTTGCTGGTAGCCAGGGAATCCTGCTTGAGCCCGCAGGCTCAAGTGATCCTGGAAAGTAAGagttcctttctttgttctttttcctctgggcagcatcccTTCGTGACCTCAGGCgatcctgcctccagcctggctgctctgatcatCTCAGCCAAGCAAGTGCAGGAAGACTGGAGAGGAGACACCTGCGCCTGAGGAGGCCCTGATGCCCCGCCagccaagaggagggaaaaggggatgtgtcatctttaggcagagcttcagccatcccccgaggttgaagaggagctgtgccgTAGCTAGGAAACATGATAGTGTAGATATTTGCTCagtttagctgttaggttagctgttaggttaggtTGGGTTAGGTTAGCATTAGGTTGGATTAGATgaggttaggttaggttaggttagatATGTTGTTAGGTTCAATTTAaagctctgttgtttttctttctgcaagagatgaaaattgaaaaaaattaggaactatAGGGATCAACTTTTAAGGACTATAGAACGTAGACAGCTTGGATAGTAGAGGATTGTTTAGCTTAGGATAGAGTGTTGTTAATTTAGGGAAGCtttgaagtagaaatgaaagaattgtcataataagaattaagcagtgagaggaaaagctgggctgcagcagaactggagcctgcaggcgctccaagctgtcagcctgagcaggccacctgcaggacagaatgatgaagatgaagaagcagcGAGGGGATACTTTGTTTCAGCCCGAGTGTCAATAAAAGTCGAAAATATCCAGAGTGTTGTAAGACTCCCTTCCTTGCCAGGCTGTAGCTAAGTGGACAGTCCCTTTCAGAGGCCCAAAGAACATAGTGAGGTAAGCAGCTTTGCTTACCTGAAGTGTGGcatgcctgtgggaagctgagagacctaCAGGTAATGAACACCAGGTAATGAGCTGCCATTCAGGACAGCACTAGGAGGCAGATGTGCAGTCCTTTCTGGGCCTCTTGTCTTGATCAGATGTCAGGCTGATCAGCAGCAATCACCATTTTGTTGCCACCCTCCTCTCACTATGTCAcctgtgggatggaatggcattctcacagcggcagcatctggcatttcctccctgcttctcttttccccgcttttcaccccagacccccagggaccctctgggccagcctcatCCCCTACAGGGGTGTGCAACCACCAgggcctcctgcagagccccattcccactctgctgcctccttggccttttcccacctctgggccagcctgctGTTGCCAGGTGTTGGAAACATGCACACAGCATAGCACACCTGTCATTGAGCAATTTGatgcaggagcccctgctgagcacggctccccaccccggcccttttcccacccagctgtggctccatttcGCCTCCATCTGCTGGCATACCCACTGTGAGggactgctcagggactggatgCTCCTTGAATGTTGCCCACAGGCCTGATTTCCACGCCTCCCCATTCCTCCTACCCCTAAGGCTGCCTCAGCCGtctgaacacaatttttcttactctaatggcttcctgtgctttacttgatactgtaagcagaagtacaccgttttgattgtctttcttctagaattaataaaaataagtttgaagtACTCCTAGATTTTGCCATTGAAAACTTGAGGCAAGTGCACAAAGTAGAgaagctttctgtgcagcttttcagttaatttgagGTCCCCTTACTCTTCACTCACTTTCAGCATatctgttgattttcctttgctctcatcTTTTAAGCTTCATCCCTTGTCTATCGATCTGCAAAAATAGCCTGTAAACCCAACGCAAATTTActatcctttgtatttttcctcttctggaaaagctgaggctcGTGAGATCTTCTCCTGTGATCTAGACTTTGATTCCCATCTTGGCTCTGCCGAAGTGcagaacaaatgtaatttattgcctGCTAGTGTGATCTGCTAGCAAAGGTCACATTTAGAGCTAAGCATGATGCTTCTCTCCCTCCGTTGAATACACATCTTTGTGTCAAGGCCTGGTGacttccaggagcacctggaagctactgccaaggacaaaagtctcactcttgctggttttgacacTGATTTGTTGGGAGGATTTTGATCTACGTCGACAGTGATCTACAGGAACTGGATCCTTGACACCAAGTGCCTTCAAGCAACATCTCTAAGCAGAGTGGGCAATGAAGTCCAGATACTAAtgagttgtggtttgttttaacTCTGTCTAACATATGGTACACTATCCCAAAACGTGTTATTTTTGAGTGCTTCAGGCATTGAAAACTTAGGTTTATTCTtgtcaacacttttctttcctctcttcagaaatctgcatgtccagctactaatttctttctcagcttgttGAAAAGTTACCAGTCAGACAAGACTTGTTtcttgacccagagatggggcaagcgTCACCGTTAGGCCGGACGTGGCATACACACGTGATCagggtccaagaagaaaaaggtttgtttgttttattctgcatgttctccagcttATACACTCTTAACAAAGCGTGATCTCAAGTCACtaactacatcacaataacttcttctatccattggtgcaaagcaattaacGTCAATACAactggcaaaagttttacagaaatttataagGCACGTATGCACATCTACTTCAGCACCTAGTCTAGCATACGCAACTTTTCCTGAATCTCTTCTAATGGGTTTCCATGCTGACggccttgtcttcttccttgctatggatacactcaaaaaccatcaactgctatttcttccatgaactcggctttgcttgcaggccagctgtcaaGCCCCTCCATAGGTCAGCATGCACCCGCGTGCTCAAGGAGCAACTGCAGCCTACAATAGTCCtggaaatttattatctttgctTCGTTTGCCatctaaatgtcactgaagaagttaggcttttccaaaccagctaGGATGCCACCTAGAAGAAGCAGACTTGCTTTCAGTCAAAGCTTTTGGGACCAAGAGTCATGTTTGCTTGCATTGCTTGGATGCCGCTTGGATTGGCGCATTTTCTGAGTTCCCCTGGcatgccttgagcactgcctttgtgagtgaggagaatttcccaggcttttcttttgcatcagctgtacacaaggttgtcttgctgggcacaagaaagccacagagcagctgccattgtGAGGTCAAGCCAGAGGTGCCAcgtcacagtgctgtcagcacagcgtTGTCCCGGTGCGCGCCAGGCCTGGTcgtccagagcagctcttccgctggctccctgcaggaggatccttgtgctcaaggagctctcagcagacGGCCTGCACCCCGAGAGGAGTCTTGGCTTTCCCTTGGCTGGCACTCAGCGTGCAAACgcgcacagcactgccaaaatgaTTGGGCAAGTCTGTGCCGCCGTTTGCACCATCTTTTCTGTTGTCTATTCTGGCTACTACCTGACCCAGCTGACTCGTAAGTAAAggtttctcctggggctggcattgcccgacttttgcttggctctgctctttatGCCGCAGCAGTGGCCCAGTTTCTTTGGGAACAGAATGGCCGTGAAGGTGCCACCGCTTTGGTcaatgtcctgccagcagcatcagctacaAAGGGGGCATCTGTACTGGGTAGCGCGTGCAGACTATTTGCCATGCAACCTGCAGCGgttgccttccctccccgggAGAGTGCGCGGCAGcggagtctgtcatttcctcagcttgctgcttcaagcaAGACAAGCTGCAAATTGCAGACTCTGAGGGCAGATCCTCACAAGTATTTCTACCAACTCAGTGGCTCTCTCCAGGAGTGAAGGAAAGCACCTTTTGCTCCATATTCTACCCCTTAGAGGCCTTGGCTGCATGACTTGAGCCTTTGATGCTGTGCCAAGACTGCGATTGCCTTGGCCatgcagcacaaactccagtgcagggagggtttgctgctgagcccagcagctgttcctgggctgcttcagcagggagctgccacagggaagggaccctttgtggaagctttgctgggctatcatcttcagccaagggatgggaattagggcgtgcaatttaaaagaatgtatatggaaaatgcaggaaagggaagagggaaatgtAGCTTGAGCTGTTAGGCACAAGAGAAGCTCAAAGTTTTGAAGAGCAgcgggcatttccagcaccgtcttcctatttctctcttggcaaaagaggcccaaatgtagccagaggctcctctagggtccttcttgttctcttgcttgctgtgggaaagagctgttgctcctggaggcatgttgggaaagggaaatgctctgtgttgggactgccttgtgctgtgggagtggccagcacaggcacttttctaagggcctctggttccttttgccttgctggctgcaggtcacctgACACGCGGATGGAGACAAGCCTGTCCTTTGGTGAGtggcaaaggaagctgagacGTTGCTGGCGTGTGAGAATTGTGCAGCAATTCTGCCAGCTTGGCCTGTTGCAGCCGAGTGTGGAGTGCCGGCGtgggaggctgaaggaaaggccagctgcccggtggcatcagcagtagcaaagggagcactggctgtttgctgattttccagtgaaaagcctttcaagagatgaaaggcaaaagggacagctccaaggcatcttgctgcttctaggcagcagggaagctcaaATGCACAGCAAGATGGAGTAGCAGCTCGTTCAGCCAGCTTCCTCGGCTTTGCGTGACTCAGAGGCCCACTTGTATCAAAGTCTATGATTTGCCCTTCTTCTGGGTCCTTTCCCAGCTCAATAGAAAGCAGCTCCTAAGGCACTGGCTTTTGCCCATCTCTCTCacttctgtctgcctgcagggcacaacagcagggtcagcagctcctctggctgcctctgtcattgaggaagaggatgaagaggagcaaaggaagatgaagcCTTCAGCCGCTGTCCCTTCACAGCCTGAACTTGCAGAGCCAGTAAGTGACAGCTGAGCTTGGCACTGCCTTTGGCGCACGGCCAGGCTACCcgttttggagcagcccttgttGCTCGTGGCTGAAGATGCTGGCAGCCGTGTGCCTGCTGTGACGTAGTGCGGCTTCAGGcaagctggggagccctggccaatgggttctgaagtttgacattgaagctgggatgctgagagggcgccagagtgtctcttgggaccagacaggaggcagcattgagtgactctcagtgcaggagtcagccccttgtgcccgttgtcagtgcaggctgcctgtggtcagcGGACAGCGCGGCCCAAATACGCAGTTGACAGCCTTGCAGGGTACCTGGCAGACACTGGcccctggaagggacctgctgtcTCCGTGGACTAATtagcttcaggctgtgcttcacttccagccggtcagagcagagtttggagaggagaatccTCGGCAGCCCTGCATTGTAAAAGGGCgggtgggtctgggcagggctggaaggcggCTCCCAAGGGCCGCTCTCTAAAGGCTGCCATAGAGAAGGGAAATCCGTGAAACAGATCAGAGAAGGGACACGCTGCGGGCTTCTGAGCAGACTGTTGCCTGCCAACTCCGGGCTGATTTCATTCCGGcccaggaaaagacaggaggaggaaagcagcgaggctctggggccctgctctggtctctttgtggatttggcagccccatcgataccttgttgccagtgtcttgcagaaaagctgaacacgTGGAGCATGGAGGTGGTCGGGAGGGGCTGGATCCAAGTAGCCTTTGGGCTTCTCCCGAAGGTGCCTTTGAGAAGGGGACAtgggaactgctccagctggagaggcctggccgtggctggcagcaccttcccaaggccttgcttttgctgtgcgcTTAGGGGGGGGCATGAGTGCCAGCCACCCTTCTGACGGGCAATCCTTTCTTGTCCCAGCGCAAGACACGCTCTGCCATTCAACCTGGTGCCGCCGGACCagcatggcctgcagcagccagctcaagccccgctgccggcacttcctgcagcagcgcagcccagcagcccgagatgagggaggagcagggcctgaagaCACTGAGTACGTCCGTCTGGTGCATTTCttgtctgccagagcagggtcttGTGCGAGTGTCTGGGTGTAGGCTGCGCCAGATGCTGGCCCTCAGTCTCAGAGGCACTTaggcctctctgcagaaggtgtTGTACTGCTCTGAGGAAGCGCGGCAGCGCTCAGggagtccctgctgcctgtgagggcggctgggcctggcttggccctgcctgggctgccttctgggccaaagacaaaagcagagattgtttctgcttgagcagaaggCTGGCACGTAGCAAGTGACtattgcccagggagctgtctggccccaggtgttttctggctctggttcttactcctcctccggcccagacactttgtgcccctggcagtggacCTGCCAGTGATGGTGGGTGTGACTGCGGAGGCAGCAAAGGCCCTTGCTTACCTCTTAGGGCCCCCTTCTTAAGGGCTCATCATTTTGGCTTATCGCGtgagatgctgctcttgaaagaaatcaaggccttcttggaaaggccacctgatgaaaggtggagaagatggccctcccacttgctggtctcagcagctggaagccgcGGGACCGcaaagggcccagagctgcgggcagtggggctgcctttgggacGCTCTGGGCAGCGGCGTCTCTGTGTGCGAGTGAgcgccctgcactgcttttgtctttcagggagCATCGTGAGTCCGGGCCGGCCAACGGGCAAATACACGGCATTTGAGGAACTCGGGCGAGGGTAAGCGTGACGTCAGCTCATTTTACAAAAGTGTGGGCCAGGTCTTTGGCTGGTGCAATatcaagcgtgaagtcaggcaagCTCCAATCATGGTCAGGCTCCGGCTTGACCTCGTGTCGCCTGCCTGGACTGCTCGGTCAGAGCAATGCAAAGGCCTCATCAAAGACAAGTTGATGCTGGCAGTGtcttgcttgcagcagtgaggagcaggagctgggagaagccctggccctgcagctttgTGGCCTGAAAGAGCACCTTGCCATCCAAGAAAGGTCAGATTGTCAAGGACAGTCTTCTGACTCAAattgttctcccttttttgacatacacatgcatgcacacccGCACAAGGAGAGAGTTCCCCTTAGGTTCTGAAATGACCTGGCAGGGTGTGCGCCTTGGAGATTTCCAGCGGCCCTTGGTCTTCATGCTGCACCTTAGTGTTCCCTTGGACAGCCTGCCCCGCATGGCAGAGGGCTCACGGGCTAACATGCTGTTGGCcgaagagatgctgcagccaggcattttttctaaggaaggcgtccaggcagcctggggagatctgctgcctgggcttgctttcactgccagagggataaaggtctctttctgctgctttggtctttctagagggtttggagctgtttataaAGCCCTTGACACCAGCAGCGGACAACAGGTAAAGTGCCAAGAGCCCCACgccattttgcagctctggagtGCTTTGCccgctgctgtgagctgtgcttggaggtttgggtggcagctccatgtctgcagcaggggctgttcctcTGACATACAGTCGAGGCTCAGGCGGCAGAATGcatttgggatggcttttggtGCTTCTGCTAAGCTCTGCTGTCTAGTGACAAGGCACTTTGGCCCAGCGTGCTGCCTCATTGCACCAGCACTCGCTCCGTGCTCCTTGTGATCTCGAGCGGGGTGCGTCTTCTCAAGGTACCGGTGGCCAATGTCATTGCAGGTGGCAATCAAGATCATGTCACTCGAGGAGGAGATGTccgaggagctggctgccaatGAAATCCTGGCCATGAGGGACAACAGGAGTCCCAATATCGTTACCTACTTAGACAGGTTGGCATATTCTGGTGTCAATGTAGCTTTAGCTGGTGCAAGCGCAAAGAGACGATGCCCTTTGGTCgctggcagagaacagagctggggatgatttCTCTGCGTGTCTCCAGAgcgtgggaggaggtggagctggtgtTCAACAGTCTCTTGGGGCACCCGtagcttggagagcagctgcaaaaacctgTCTCAGGCCCTGGGGTGACTGAGGCTATGCCCATTCTGTTGCTCCATGccgtggttttcttctttcagctacctggtGGATgcggagctctggctggccatgGAGTTCATGGACGGCGGCACCTTGTTtgatgtgctgagggcagtgtacctggaggaaggacagatagGCGCTGTCTGTCGGGAGGTGAGGGATCCCGCTTGTGCTTGCCCAAGACTGCCCGGATGCTGCTTGTCAGCTGGAGCTTAAGGAGAGCCGAGATTTCTTGCTCtcacctttcttttgctgctgctgctgctgctgctgctgctgctgctgctgtcacgccacacaggagaagaaagagcatgggAAGTGTACTGCCTGCCGGTGCCCTCGCACTCCTCAGACTCTGTTCTTGcactcttccatcctgtctgtcctctggCCTTGGTGCTCGCTCACTGgttcaatttctctttcttcctcttctcagctttgcctgggaatgtttgcctggagcctgtctgtctgtcctacaTTGCTTGCCACTGGAAGGCAGCATGCGGGTGGCAGAATTTCAAGCTAAGGGCAAAGAGCTGTCCTCAGCTTCAAAGGCTAGCATTGCAGCCTGCATGGCGATGCATTGTGGAACAGCTcgaaggtgctgctgtcaccagcagcttcctcttctgctgccactaggcttccccaaaattctttgcCGTGCCGCCTCCCAGCCAAAGGTGGCGCGCTTCCTACCCAAGGCCGGTGGAACTTTTGGGAGCCCAGATGCCTTTGCTtggaaatctagaaaaaacttccaagagtgttgaagcagcaagctcttcatgGTGACAGCAGCGTGATGTTTTGCCCTCGCTCACAATTCCCTGAGAAAGCCGCCAATCCCCTTGAGCTCTTTCCTTGCGGGTGGGATGAAATCAGATCCTGCAGGTtaactttccctccctcctttttctctctcagtgcctgcaaggactgcatttccttcattcccgccaagtcatccacagagacatcaaaagTTGCAACGTCCTGGTGGGCACAGACGGATCCGTCAAGTTGGGTGggtatccctgctgggctgcagcatgtccagcatATGCCGTGTGCTTGCATTTTGGTGACGGCCACTGGGGCAGAAGCGCGGCTTGGCCAGTGCGTGAATCGTCAGGGTGTTTTTGAAGCGGCCGATGCCTTAtttgcctggctccaggcacgtggaaggagagctcagctgctttttcagttagattcagcatggcctggtcagggcaatggttttggctgctttgccagtggtagctggctttgacaggctttgtttttgtcctcaggtgactttggcctctgtgctcagctcagccctgagcacagcaagcgcagctccagcgtcggcactcccagctggatggcaccggaggtggtgagaggagaagcctacggccccaaagtggacatctggtccctggggatcatggggctggaaatggtggaaggggaagctcCTTACCAGCGGGAAGCCCGTCTCCGGGTAAGGTGCAGCTTAGcaagagggctctgtgtggagagagctgtgtgtggctagCAAAGGAGCAGGTGGAGTGTCCTCTTGCATCCATGTGCTGTAGGTTTTTGAACTGCTAGAAAGGAACgggcccccaaaactgcagaacccCAGGCACCACTCGGCTCTCCTGCGCGACTTCctccactgctgcctgcaggcagatgaggacaggcgctggtctgcccaggagctcctacaggtaagaaaaagcaaaggggcaaaaagccctggcagctgaggacacctgcatgaagggatgaggaggaggaggagtgtgggccacgtggcacagaaagc encodes the following:
- the LOC131571667 gene encoding serine/threonine-protein kinase PAK 1-like, yielding MIGQVCAAVCTIFSVVYSGYYLTQLTLQAACGQRTARPKYAVDSLAGYLADTGPWKGPAPEMREEQGLKTLRSIVSPGRPTGKYTAFEELGRGGFGAVYKALDTSSGQQVAIKIMSLEEEMSEELAANEILAMRDNRSPNIVTYLDSYLVDAELWLAMEFMDGGTLFDVLRAVYLEEGQIGAVCRECLQGLHFLHSRQVIHRDIKSCNVLVGTDGSVKLGDFGLCAQLSPEHSKRSSSVGTPSWMAPEVVRGEAYGPKVDIWSLGIMGLEMVEGEAPYQREARLRVFELLERNGPPKLQNPRHHSALLRDFLHCCLQADEDRRWSAQELLQVELSADGLHPERSLGFPLAGTQRANAHSTAKMIGQVCAAVCTIFSVVYSGYYLTQLTLQAACGQRTARPKYAVDSLAGYLADTGPWKGPAVSVD